From the Butyrivibrio fibrisolvens genome, one window contains:
- a CDS encoding glycosyltransferase, with protein MGRFLLIRSKGTSYESLYTFTDCLYHALRRCGADVDVFDESKSANIRIFTGKSYDAIIDFNSTMPDKRLDDGTPVLSALDGPFINYLLDHPLYFHDQLSQNVSQHVVCIDRRHAAYLKRFYPELKSVSYAPLPMMPSDERDIISIKDRRIGILFTGTYTSFEHVQRKLSGMNPDARRDVFEILSYMQADTNLTMEDAMTRFLETREKKIPDKIFRQFMHYYHMADAAAAAWARDIVVRAILNAGIKLSVCGHGWNSLRRYDNTPYDNLEIIPEVTYHRSVDMAYDAKIILNVMPWFKDGIHDRVLTAAGHGAVILSDETSALDELLGDSYVSFSLERLEDLSDKIGKVLRDTDYAQKLVGEAYTRTIDSCSYEAFAAMLCESCACTITK; from the coding sequence ATGGGGAGATTTCTGCTGATTAGATCTAAGGGAACCAGTTACGAATCTTTATATACATTTACGGACTGCCTCTATCACGCACTTAGAAGGTGCGGGGCAGACGTAGATGTTTTTGACGAGAGCAAGAGTGCTAACATAAGGATCTTCACCGGTAAGAGTTATGATGCGATCATAGACTTTAATTCTACTATGCCTGACAAGAGGCTTGATGACGGCACGCCTGTCTTAAGCGCTCTTGACGGGCCATTCATTAATTATCTTCTTGATCATCCACTATATTTCCATGATCAGTTATCACAAAATGTATCACAGCATGTAGTCTGTATAGATAGAAGACATGCAGCATATCTTAAAAGATTCTACCCGGAGCTTAAAAGTGTATCTTATGCCCCGCTTCCTATGATGCCTTCAGATGAAAGAGATATCATAAGTATAAAAGATAGAAGGATAGGTATACTCTTTACAGGAACCTATACCTCCTTTGAACATGTTCAAAGGAAGCTATCAGGGATGAATCCTGATGCCAGAAGAGATGTCTTCGAGATACTCAGTTATATGCAGGCTGATACTAATCTTACCATGGAAGATGCCATGACAAGATTCTTGGAAACAAGAGAAAAAAAGATCCCAGATAAGATTTTCAGGCAGTTCATGCATTATTATCATATGGCAGATGCAGCTGCGGCGGCCTGGGCCAGAGATATAGTTGTAAGAGCTATTCTTAATGCAGGGATAAAGCTAAGCGTATGCGGACATGGCTGGAACAGCTTGAGGCGCTATGACAATACTCCATATGATAACCTCGAGATAATCCCTGAAGTTACTTATCACAGATCTGTTGACATGGCTTATGATGCCAAGATCATACTGAATGTCATGCCCTGGTTTAAAGACGGGATACATGACAGAGTACTAACGGCAGCAGGACACGGAGCTGTAATCCTAAGCGACGAGACTTCTGCGCTTGATGAGCTTCTTGGTGATTCATATGTTAGCTTTAGCCTTGAAAGACTCGAAGATCTGTCTGATAAGATAGGGAAGGTGCTTCGTGATACAGATTATGCCCAGAAGCTGGTAGGAGAAGCCTACACTAGAACAATAGATAGCTGCAGCTATGAAGCCTTTGCGGCTATGCTGTGTGAGAGCTGTGCATGTACTATCACCAAGTGA
- a CDS encoding methyl-accepting chemotaxis protein codes for MADFNKFRAICYVLMIATILVIAGVVMFAINKIISKPVKNLASQIVEISHGNFTVNLPKGKGDEIGLIQDEMSTYVSTMRDTISQIQNTSKELGEEAELSREASSKLNSQAREQSVSMGQIRETMDGMSQAVSELATNATELAQAIGELTEKGKAANNVMNSLVSTADTGQSDMKSVESNMSHIKDSMADMNDVVTSVDESAQQITKIVEMITNISDQTNLLSLNASIEAARAGEAGKGFAVVASEIAKLASESGDATKEIEKIISDITGQISSLSEKSHANMNAIEESSEAVSTAGNTFANIVDELGRTGQTMSEMLNMMNNVDGIATSVAAISEEQSASSEEVTATTETLAESAQAVSEESEGVDKSAVTVSQSATSISNALSVFKI; via the coding sequence ATGGCAGATTTTAATAAATTCAGAGCAATCTGCTATGTACTTATGATCGCTACTATACTTGTTATAGCCGGTGTTGTAATGTTTGCTATAAACAAGATCATATCAAAACCTGTAAAAAATCTCGCATCCCAGATTGTAGAGATATCACATGGTAACTTTACTGTTAATCTTCCAAAAGGTAAGGGTGATGAGATAGGCCTTATACAGGATGAGATGTCAACATATGTATCTACTATGAGAGATACCATAAGTCAGATACAGAACACTTCAAAAGAGCTTGGCGAAGAAGCCGAGCTAAGCCGTGAAGCATCCAGCAAGCTCAACTCTCAAGCTAGAGAGCAGTCTGTTTCTATGGGTCAGATAAGAGAGACGATGGATGGTATGTCCCAAGCTGTATCAGAACTGGCCACCAATGCTACAGAGCTTGCTCAGGCAATCGGTGAACTTACAGAAAAGGGTAAAGCAGCTAACAATGTCATGAATTCTCTTGTATCCACTGCTGATACAGGTCAAAGTGATATGAAGAGCGTCGAATCCAATATGTCTCATATCAAGGATTCTATGGCTGATATGAATGATGTTGTTACAAGTGTAGATGAATCCGCTCAGCAGATAACCAAGATTGTCGAGATGATAACCAATATCTCAGATCAGACCAATCTTTTGTCCTTAAACGCTTCTATAGAGGCTGCACGTGCAGGAGAAGCCGGAAAAGGCTTTGCTGTTGTAGCTTCAGAGATTGCCAAGCTTGCTTCTGAAAGCGGCGATGCTACCAAAGAGATCGAGAAGATCATATCTGATATAACAGGTCAGATTTCTTCTCTATCCGAAAAATCTCATGCCAATATGAATGCCATCGAAGAAAGCAGCGAAGCTGTCTCCACTGCCGGTAACACTTTTGCAAATATTGTTGATGAACTTGGCCGAACCGGTCAGACTATGAGCGAAATGCTCAACATGATGAATAATGTAGACGGAATCGCTACATCAGTAGCTGCTATATCAGAGGAACAGTCTGCAAGTTCCGAAGAAGTCACTGCTACTACAGAGACACTTGCAGAAAGTGCCCAGGCTGTATCTGAAGAAAGCGAAGGCGTTGACAAGAGCGCAGTTACTGTATCACAGTCTGCTACTTCTATCAGCAATGCTTTAAGCGTATTCAAAATATAG
- a CDS encoding PDC sensor domain-containing protein, translating into MSEEIKKDTSKTKLKKSVSKSLMLVLLPITAIAIMFIILFLSSQAQLTITKLAKSDLQDETSTNAWKIANDMTTITSALNAYARGIESIDFESLDQMQDYLATSVGVWNDAAYGVYVGFEDDTYVFGDATITHDSSWHPTERGWYKDGLGKTTPFDGEPYIDTGVGGLCVTISRELTSASGKKGVIAIDVYLDALVEEISSLTPLETGRSSLLTGDYIVYYSNTDYNGQKVSDTGDSYLQELLSYAE; encoded by the coding sequence ATGTCGGAAGAGATCAAGAAGGATACTTCTAAGACCAAACTCAAAAAGAGTGTTAGCAAGTCTCTAATGCTTGTACTATTACCAATCACAGCCATTGCAATCATGTTTATAATTCTTTTTTTAAGTAGTCAGGCTCAGCTTACTATAACCAAGCTTGCAAAATCCGATCTTCAGGACGAAACATCTACCAATGCCTGGAAGATAGCTAATGATATGACTACGATCACCAGCGCTCTTAACGCATATGCAAGAGGTATTGAAAGCATAGACTTTGAGTCTCTTGATCAGATGCAAGATTATCTGGCTACATCCGTTGGTGTCTGGAATGATGCTGCATATGGCGTATATGTTGGTTTTGAAGATGATACCTATGTATTTGGTGATGCGACTATAACTCACGACTCTTCCTGGCATCCTACAGAGAGAGGCTGGTACAAGGACGGTCTTGGCAAGACGACTCCTTTTGACGGTGAGCCTTATATAGATACTGGTGTCGGCGGCTTGTGCGTTACCATAAGCAGAGAACTCACCTCAGCATCCGGCAAGAAGGGCGTTATTGCCATCGATGTATACCTCGATGCTCTGGTAGAAGAAATATCTTCTCTTACACCTCTTGAAACAGGACGTTCTTCTCTTTTGACAGGTGATTATATAGTCTATTACAGCAATACTGATTATAATGGTCAAAAAGTTTCTGATACAGGTGACTCCTACCTACAGGAACTCCTATCATATGCAGAGTAA
- a CDS encoding ribose-phosphate pyrophosphokinase, whose translation MPDFQQLETMIPVAPLKLVVLDSALELGDKVDKYLVDFRNNMHKVPAGDPAFKGYVQDSYKVIPKLDRFASGEAKASLNDSIRGDDLFILMDVVNYNCPYKMNGFTNYKSPDDHYQDLKRVIAAANGKAKRLNVIMPFLYVGRQHRRTQRESLDAALMFKELADMGVKNFITFDAHDPRISNSAPLNGFDNFMATYQFMKELLFNIDDLIVDKDHLIVISPDEGALDRAVYFANVLGADTGMFYKRRDYAHVVNGTNPIVAHEFLGSNIKGKDVIIVDDMISSGASMIDTSKQLKEMGAKRVFIACTFGLFTDGMDKFDDAYERREFDYIISTNLTYQNPEYMRRPYYLVADMSKYIATIIDFVNHDASTSNILIPTSKIHEIVKKYNEGDHTLSELR comes from the coding sequence ATGCCAGATTTTCAGCAGCTCGAAACTATGATCCCCGTTGCACCTCTAAAACTTGTAGTCCTTGACTCAGCTCTTGAACTTGGAGACAAGGTAGATAAATATCTTGTTGATTTCAGGAACAATATGCACAAGGTTCCCGCAGGCGATCCTGCTTTCAAGGGATATGTGCAGGACAGCTACAAAGTCATTCCTAAACTCGACAGATTCGCTTCAGGTGAAGCCAAGGCTTCTCTTAACGATTCCATAAGAGGTGATGACCTCTTCATCCTCATGGACGTTGTCAACTACAACTGCCCTTACAAGATGAATGGTTTTACCAACTACAAGTCCCCTGATGATCATTATCAGGATCTTAAACGTGTTATCGCTGCTGCCAACGGCAAGGCTAAGCGACTTAATGTTATCATGCCTTTCCTGTATGTAGGTCGTCAGCACAGAAGAACTCAGCGTGAGTCGCTTGATGCAGCTCTTATGTTCAAAGAGCTCGCAGATATGGGTGTCAAGAACTTCATCACTTTCGATGCTCATGATCCCAGAATTTCCAACTCTGCTCCTCTTAATGGTTTTGATAACTTTATGGCTACTTATCAGTTCATGAAGGAGCTTCTTTTTAATATCGATGATCTTATCGTTGACAAGGATCACCTTATCGTGATCAGCCCCGATGAAGGTGCCCTTGACAGAGCTGTATATTTTGCCAACGTTCTGGGCGCAGATACAGGTATGTTCTATAAGCGTCGTGACTATGCTCACGTTGTCAACGGAACCAACCCTATCGTAGCTCATGAGTTCCTTGGTTCCAATATCAAGGGCAAGGATGTCATCATCGTAGATGATATGATATCATCCGGTGCTTCTATGATAGATACAAGTAAGCAGCTCAAAGAGATGGGCGCAAAAAGAGTATTTATCGCCTGCACATTTGGCCTTTTTACAGATGGTATGGACAAGTTTGATGATGCTTATGAAAGACGCGAGTTCGACTACATCATCTCAACCAACCTCACATATCAGAACCCTGAGTATATGAGACGCCCTTATTATCTGGTTGCAGATATGAGTAAGTACATCGCTACTATCATCGATTTCGTCAACCACGATGCATCAACAAGCAATATCCTGATCCCTACTTCCAAGATCCATGAGATCGTTAAGAAGTACAACGAAGGCGATCACACTCTTTCAGAGCTTAGATGA
- a CDS encoding DUF512 domain-containing protein — translation MEKDFKGHFIRDVRPGSIAEEVGIEPMDRLIAINDQEIKDIFDYQYLTENSEVNVLIEKPDGEPWLLEIEKDDDEDLGIIFDNGLMDDYKSCHNKCIFCFIDQMPKGMRETLYFKDDDSRLSFLQGNYVTLTNMSDADVDRIIRYHLSPINVSIQTTNPELRCKMLNNRFAGQALEKFKKLCDPQYGIELNAQIVLCKGINDGAELHRSLSDLYSYRPSLKSVSIVPVGLSKFREGLFPLEPFGMEEARKVVEEITYWQEKSFEETGDHFIHASDEWFMIAGLPIPPASLYDGYGQLENGVGMVRLLLDDFHESLDALKKAAASDQKLFDYLKNFKYTYTVVSGKLIHPYIVDMMDEAMAFCSGLKVNCAEIINHFFGEGITVTGLLTGQDIIGQLEGRELGDKLLLPQNILRAGENYLLDDITVPQIEEKLGIDIEIIRNEGDDLIDRLFRLSENGFRL, via the coding sequence ATGGAAAAAGATTTTAAAGGCCACTTTATAAGAGATGTAAGGCCCGGAAGTATAGCCGAAGAAGTCGGCATAGAACCGATGGACAGGCTTATAGCAATTAATGATCAGGAGATCAAGGATATTTTTGACTATCAGTATCTTACAGAAAACAGTGAAGTCAATGTCCTTATAGAAAAGCCTGATGGTGAACCCTGGCTTTTGGAGATTGAAAAGGATGATGACGAAGACCTTGGCATAATCTTTGACAACGGTCTTATGGATGATTACAAGTCATGCCATAACAAGTGCATATTCTGCTTTATAGATCAGATGCCTAAAGGCATGAGAGAGACTCTATATTTTAAGGATGATGATTCAAGACTGTCATTTCTTCAAGGTAACTATGTAACACTTACCAATATGTCAGATGCAGATGTAGACAGGATCATAAGGTATCACTTATCACCTATTAACGTATCTATACAGACGACCAACCCTGAGCTTAGATGCAAGATGCTCAATAACCGCTTTGCAGGTCAGGCTCTTGAGAAGTTCAAAAAGCTATGTGATCCCCAGTACGGAATAGAGCTTAACGCTCAGATAGTTCTGTGTAAAGGAATCAATGACGGGGCAGAGCTTCACAGAAGCCTGTCAGATCTTTACAGTTATAGACCCAGTCTAAAGAGCGTATCTATCGTACCTGTAGGTCTTTCCAAGTTTCGTGAGGGTCTTTTCCCATTAGAGCCCTTTGGTATGGAGGAAGCAAGGAAAGTAGTAGAAGAGATCACCTATTGGCAGGAGAAGAGCTTTGAAGAGACAGGCGACCACTTTATACATGCATCTGATGAGTGGTTCATGATAGCAGGTCTTCCGATACCGCCGGCATCACTGTATGACGGCTATGGACAGCTTGAGAACGGCGTAGGAATGGTAAGACTCCTTCTGGACGACTTCCACGAATCGCTGGATGCACTTAAGAAGGCAGCAGCAAGTGATCAAAAACTATTTGATTATTTGAAAAATTTTAAGTATACTTACACAGTTGTCTCAGGTAAGCTGATACATCCTTATATCGTTGATATGATGGATGAAGCGATGGCTTTTTGTAGCGGTCTTAAGGTTAACTGTGCTGAGATAATCAATCACTTCTTCGGTGAAGGCATCACAGTTACAGGCCTTCTCACAGGACAGGATATCATAGGTCAGCTTGAAGGCAGAGAACTTGGAGATAAGCTCCTTCTCCCGCAGAATATCCTTCGTGCCGGAGAGAACTATTTGCTGGATGATATCACAGTCCCTCAGATAGAAGAAAAACTTGGTATAGATATAGAGATAATCAGAAATGAAGGCGACGATCTAATAGACAGACTTTTCAGATTGTCAGAGAATGGCTTTAGATTGTAG
- the der gene encoding ribosome biogenesis GTPase Der yields the protein MTRKQIVAVVGRPNVGKSTLFNALAGKRISIVEDTPGVTRDRIYQDVEWLGRVFTLIDTGGIEPDSKDVILAQMRQQAEIAIETADVIIFLCDLKQGVTDADAQVADMLRRSGKPVVLTVNKVDSYKRDSLDVYEFYNLGIGDPVPISAANQQGIGDMLEEVVKHFPQEKETSEEEDDDNIKVAIIGKPNVGKSSIINKLIGENRLIVSDVAGTTRDAIDTEITHNGQKYTFIDTAGIRRHNKIKEHLEQYMLVRTVSAVERADVCVVVINADEGVTEQDAKIAGIAHDNGKAVIIAVNKWDLIEKDNHSVNDFTKKVRQTLSFMPYAEILFISAQTGQRLIKLYDMIDAVYANHSMRVATGVLNEILMQALVMQQPPSDKGRVLKVFYMTQVAVKPPTFVIFVNEKKLMHFSYTRYIENQVRAAFGFAGTPLKFIIRERKGDNSVKGNHK from the coding sequence ATGACTAGAAAACAGATAGTAGCAGTAGTCGGAAGACCTAACGTAGGTAAGTCCACACTTTTTAATGCACTTGCCGGTAAGAGAATATCCATAGTAGAAGATACCCCCGGCGTAACACGTGACCGTATCTATCAGGACGTAGAGTGGCTTGGACGAGTATTCACTCTTATAGATACAGGCGGTATAGAGCCTGATTCCAAGGATGTGATCCTTGCTCAGATGCGTCAGCAGGCAGAGATCGCCATTGAGACAGCTGATGTTATCATCTTCCTGTGCGACCTCAAGCAGGGCGTTACAGATGCTGATGCTCAGGTTGCAGATATGCTCCGCAGAAGCGGCAAGCCTGTAGTTCTTACAGTTAATAAGGTTGATAGCTATAAGCGTGACAGCCTTGATGTATACGAGTTCTATAACCTCGGAATCGGTGATCCTGTGCCAATCTCTGCTGCCAACCAGCAGGGCATAGGTGATATGCTTGAAGAAGTTGTCAAGCATTTCCCGCAGGAGAAAGAGACTTCTGAAGAAGAGGACGATGACAATATCAAGGTTGCCATAATCGGTAAGCCCAATGTTGGTAAGTCCAGTATCATCAACAAGCTCATCGGTGAGAACAGACTCATCGTATCAGATGTTGCAGGTACCACAAGAGATGCCATCGATACAGAGATCACTCACAACGGACAGAAGTATACCTTCATCGATACAGCCGGAATCAGACGTCATAATAAGATCAAAGAGCACCTGGAGCAGTACATGCTGGTTCGTACAGTCAGCGCTGTAGAGCGTGCAGATGTATGCGTAGTTGTTATAAATGCTGATGAAGGCGTAACAGAGCAGGATGCCAAGATCGCAGGTATCGCTCATGACAACGGTAAGGCAGTCATCATCGCTGTTAATAAGTGGGACCTTATAGAGAAGGACAATCACTCTGTCAATGACTTTACCAAGAAGGTTAGACAGACTCTGTCATTCATGCCATATGCAGAGATTCTCTTCATATCAGCTCAGACAGGTCAGAGACTTATAAAGCTCTATGACATGATAGATGCAGTATATGCTAACCACTCAATGCGTGTAGCAACAGGTGTACTCAACGAGATCCTCATGCAGGCACTCGTAATGCAGCAGCCACCGTCAGACAAGGGACGAGTACTCAAAGTCTTCTATATGACTCAGGTTGCAGTTAAGCCGCCGACATTTGTAATCTTCGTTAATGAAAAGAAGCTCATGCACTTCTCATATACCCGTTATATCGAGAATCAGGTAAGAGCAGCTTTCGGCTTTGCCGGAACACCTCTTAAGTTCATCATCCGTGAGCGCAAAGGGGATAACTCTGTAAAGGGTAATCATAAATAA
- the plsY gene encoding glycerol-3-phosphate 1-O-acyltransferase PlsY: MNMVVLRLICLVIGYAFGMIQTAYFYGKMKGIDIRKHGSGNAGTTNTLRVLGPKAGFTVLFGDMLKCAIAVWLVGWIFGSMYPEHMYLLKIYTAFGAILGHDFPFYMNFKGGKGIAATCGFVIAFHWSFIPMFLIVFLVLFNITHYVSLGSLAIYVGFIALLVIEGQLGLFGFADMATPDKIEMYIVAIVMAVLAFYRHRSNIVKLIKGEERKTYIFKKNKVD; this comes from the coding sequence ATGAATATGGTAGTTCTCAGACTCATATGTCTAGTGATTGGATATGCATTTGGAATGATCCAGACAGCATATTTTTATGGGAAGATGAAAGGAATTGACATCAGAAAGCACGGAAGCGGTAATGCAGGTACGACCAATACACTCCGTGTCCTTGGTCCTAAGGCAGGATTTACAGTCTTGTTCGGAGATATGCTTAAATGTGCTATAGCAGTATGGCTCGTGGGTTGGATCTTTGGATCCATGTATCCGGAACACATGTATTTATTAAAAATATATACAGCATTTGGAGCAATTCTGGGACATGATTTTCCTTTTTATATGAACTTTAAGGGAGGAAAAGGAATAGCTGCTACCTGCGGATTCGTTATCGCATTCCACTGGAGCTTTATACCGATGTTCCTTATCGTGTTCCTGGTACTTTTTAATATAACTCATTATGTATCACTTGGATCACTTGCTATCTATGTGGGTTTCATAGCTCTTCTTGTGATAGAAGGTCAGTTGGGACTCTTTGGATTTGCTGATATGGCCACACCTGACAAGATAGAGATGTATATCGTTGCTATAGTCATGGCTGTACTTGCATTCTACAGACATAGAAGCAATATTGTAAAGCTTATAAAAGGCGAAGAGAGAAAAACTTATATATTCAAAAAGAATAAAGTTGACTGA
- a CDS encoding NAD(P)H-dependent glycerol-3-phosphate dehydrogenase: protein MKKENIGIIGAGSWGIALAYLLTNNGHDVTVWTRRKEAADQFQKDHENKDKLPGVVLPDSVLFTSDIKEAVTGKNILVLVVPSAHLRDTMELMKPYISNDQIIVNCSKGIEESSLLVMSQVIHDVLGNDFPRKNITVLSGPSHAEEVGKGVPTTIVVGAISESVAVRLQNVFMNEVFRVYISPDMKGIEIGAACKNVIALAAGIADGLGYGDNTKAALITRGITEITRLGIAAGGHFETFAGLSGIGDLIVTCASMHSRNRRAGILIGQGKTMQEAMDEVHMVVEGVYSAKAALKLSKLFDVEMPIVEQVCEVLFNNKPAKEAVADLMLRDKKVESHKIEFPEA, encoded by the coding sequence ATGAAAAAAGAAAACATCGGAATCATAGGTGCAGGCAGCTGGGGAATAGCCCTTGCATATCTTCTTACTAATAACGGACACGACGTGACAGTGTGGACCAGAAGAAAAGAAGCTGCAGACCAGTTTCAAAAAGATCATGAAAATAAAGATAAGCTTCCGGGAGTAGTACTTCCGGATTCTGTATTATTTACATCAGATATAAAAGAAGCTGTTACCGGTAAGAACATTCTTGTTCTTGTAGTTCCATCAGCACACCTTAGAGATACTATGGAGCTTATGAAGCCCTATATCAGTAACGATCAGATAATCGTTAACTGCTCTAAAGGTATCGAAGAAAGCTCACTTCTTGTCATGAGCCAGGTCATTCACGACGTTCTTGGCAATGACTTCCCGAGAAAAAATATAACTGTTCTATCAGGGCCATCTCATGCAGAGGAAGTAGGTAAAGGAGTTCCTACAACTATCGTAGTAGGCGCTATCTCAGAAAGCGTAGCAGTAAGGCTTCAGAATGTCTTCATGAACGAAGTCTTTAGAGTATATATAAGTCCTGATATGAAGGGCATAGAAATAGGCGCAGCCTGCAAGAATGTCATCGCACTTGCAGCAGGTATAGCAGACGGCCTTGGCTATGGAGATAATACCAAGGCAGCTCTTATCACAAGAGGAATCACAGAGATCACAAGACTTGGCATCGCTGCTGGTGGTCATTTTGAAACCTTTGCAGGTCTATCCGGAATTGGTGACCTTATCGTTACATGCGCTTCAATGCACAGCCGTAACAGAAGAGCCGGAATCCTCATAGGTCAGGGCAAGACTATGCAGGAAGCAATGGACGAAGTACACATGGTAGTAGAAGGCGTATACTCTGCAAAAGCTGCCCTTAAACTCTCTAAACTCTTTGACGTAGAGATGCCTATTGTAGAGCAGGTGTGTGAAGTCCTCTTCAATAACAAGCCTGCCAAGGAAGCAGTAGCAGACCTTATGCTCAGGGACAAGAAGGTTGAGAGTCATAAGATTGAATTCCCTGAGGCTTGA
- a CDS encoding ABC transporter substrate-binding protein, translated as MKKTQITKKLMSLGMAAAMAFALVGCQKSGTQNAGSDTQAGDGTKEYTIGICNYVDDASLNQIVDNIQSELDVIAEREGVKFNIKYDNANADANVLSQIIANFQADNVDLMIGVTTPVAMAMQGATEGLDIPVVFSAVSDPVSAGLVASLDAPGSNITGTSDLLNTEAIMNMILAANPDISKVGLLYDAGQDSSTTAINDAKTFLEAKGIEIIEQTGTNVEEVTLAANALVSEGAEAVFTPTDNTIMTAELSIYEIFREAGIPHYCGADSFALNGAFLGFGVNYANLGIETADMAAEILLKQQDPASIPVKTFDNGIVTLNEDMMDVMGMTLDDAKEAFGEYASSIQTIKTAENFE; from the coding sequence ATGAAAAAAACACAGATTACCAAGAAACTTATGTCACTGGGAATGGCAGCAGCTATGGCTTTTGCCCTCGTAGGCTGCCAAAAATCAGGCACCCAAAATGCAGGCTCTGACACACAGGCAGGCGACGGTACTAAAGAGTACACCATCGGAATCTGCAATTATGTAGACGACGCATCCCTTAATCAGATCGTAGACAATATCCAGAGTGAACTTGATGTTATTGCAGAAAGGGAAGGCGTTAAGTTCAACATCAAATACGACAATGCTAACGCTGATGCCAATGTATTAAGCCAGATCATTGCCAACTTCCAGGCTGATAATGTAGATCTTATGATAGGCGTTACAACACCTGTTGCAATGGCTATGCAGGGCGCTACTGAGGGGCTGGATATCCCGGTTGTATTTTCAGCTGTATCAGATCCGGTATCCGCAGGTCTTGTAGCATCTTTAGATGCTCCAGGAAGTAATATAACAGGAACATCTGATCTGCTTAATACAGAAGCTATCATGAACATGATCCTTGCGGCAAATCCTGATATCTCCAAGGTTGGCCTTCTCTATGATGCAGGTCAGGATTCATCCACAACAGCAATAAACGATGCCAAGACATTCCTTGAAGCTAAGGGTATTGAGATCATCGAGCAGACAGGAACCAATGTAGAAGAAGTTACTCTTGCAGCTAATGCTCTTGTATCTGAAGGCGCAGAGGCCGTATTCACACCTACAGACAATACCATAATGACAGCAGAGCTCTCTATCTATGAGATCTTCCGCGAGGCAGGGATTCCTCACTACTGCGGAGCCGATTCCTTTGCACTTAACGGAGCATTCCTTGGATTTGGTGTTAACTATGCTAACCTTGGCATAGAGACAGCTGATATGGCCGCTGAGATTCTTCTTAAACAGCAGGATCCTGCAAGTATTCCGGTTAAGACTTTTGACAATGGTATTGTAACTCTCAATGAAGATATGATGGATGTTATGGGCATGACTCTGGATGATGCTAAGGAAGCTTTTGGAGAGTATGCTTCTTCTATACAGACCATCAAGACTGCAGAGAACTTTGAATGA
- a CDS encoding ABC transporter permease: MTSLIQTAVELGLISSLTVLSLYLSYTMLNVCDLSTDGAFTLGAAVGAVVTLSGHPFLALPAAMLTGMLSGFVTAILQTKMGVDSLLAGITVNTGLYSINIAVMGKSSLLNLNSADNIFSFASSLTEGSVLDPYAKLIAITLIVIIVMICIVAFLRTRLGLALRATGDNPDMVRSSSINTVAITITGLCLSNCLTALSGCLLAQYNKSANIDIGTGMLTIALASLLIGRLFFRNKGVGYGVVGAVIGAIFFRLVYTMALRLNMPAFMLKLVSSIIVIMAISGPYFLGKMRKKGAAHA, encoded by the coding sequence ATGACATCTCTTATCCAAACTGCTGTTGAGCTGGGTCTTATCAGTTCTCTTACAGTATTATCCTTATATTTAAGCTATACCATGCTGAATGTGTGCGACCTGTCTACAGACGGCGCATTCACATTGGGCGCTGCAGTGGGAGCAGTGGTAACACTGTCAGGCCATCCTTTTCTGGCCCTCCCGGCAGCTATGCTGACAGGCATGCTGTCCGGATTTGTGACAGCTATTTTACAGACCAAGATGGGTGTGGACAGCCTGCTGGCTGGTATTACTGTTAATACAGGTTTGTATTCAATTAATATAGCTGTTATGGGCAAATCATCACTGCTTAATCTAAACAGTGCAGATAACATTTTCTCTTTTGCTTCAAGCCTTACAGAAGGAAGTGTGCTGGATCCTTATGCTAAGCTTATAGCCATAACTCTAATAGTTATTATTGTTATGATCTGCATAGTAGCATTCCTTAGAACCAGACTGGGACTTGCGCTTCGTGCTACCGGAGATAATCCGGATATGGTCAGATCTTCATCCATCAATACAGTGGCTATCACCATCACAGGCCTGTGCCTGTCCAACTGCCTGACAGCCCTTTCAGGATGCCTTTTGGCTCAGTACAACAAGTCTGCCAACATAGACATCGGAACAGGTATGCTCACAATAGCACTTGCATCCCTACTTATCGGCAGACTCTTTTTCCGCAATAAAGGTGTAGGTTATGGCGTTGTTGGTGCCGTGATCGGAGCAATATTTTTTAGACTTGTCTATACCATGGCTTTAAGGCTTAATATGCCGGCCTTTATGCTGAAGCTTGTATCCTCCATAATTGTCATCATGGCAATAAGCGGACCTTACTTCCTGGGTAAGATGAGGAAGAAAGGAGCGGCACATGCTTAA